The nucleotide sequence TTGGCGTGACACCAAATCTTGCGTGCGGGCAAATTCCGATTCGGCGGCTACCAATTCGGCTTCGGCGCCGGCCATCTCACTTTGGGCGGCCGCCACGTTGGCTTCGGCGGACTGGACGACGGCCCGAGCCAATTCGGCACCGGCATTGGCACGTTGGACTTCGGCCTCCAACCGCGCGATCCTGGCACGCTGGGCTTCGCGGTCTTGTTCCAAATCCGGCACGTCTAAAACGATCAACACGTCACCCGCTTTGACCACGTCGCCGATGTCCGATCGGACTTCGCGAACAAATCCTTGCACCCGAGGACGCAGGGCGGCTTCATAGAACGGATGCACCGTGGCCGGTTGGCGACTGGTTTGTCGGGTCGTCGCCTGCTGAACGGAGACCAATTGCACGGCGACGGGTGCGTCGCTGCGTTTCGATTCCGCGCCGGCGGTGTCATCGCCCGACGGTTGGCATCCGACCGATGCGACGATCAGCAGCATGGCGATCGGGCCGAGCCAAAGGCGGCGCTGGCACGTCGCTGGCAGGTGGCAATGGGACAGACGTAGACGAATGGCCAGGTTGGGTTTCAAGGCGAATCGATCCATGCGGGGAGGGAAAGAGGTGGGGCGTACCGGCGATTCAAACTGAAGCGTTTTCGCAGCCAGCTTAATCCATACGACGGGCATTTCTGTTTCTGTTCCGTTTGTATCGGTCATTTCTTGGGCGCTTGGGGCGACCGCACGCATAACCCGTTGCCGAATCAGAAGTCATACGACCTGCCGTATCCCGACGTTCGGGCAAACCGGAACCGCAGGTTCAACACGACTTCAATCGCCCGTCAAAGGCCACGAATGAAATCGAGACGACTGCTGTATTTGACCTTGGCAAATCTTGCGGCGTGTGCCGGTTGCACGGCTATGCCCGGATTCAACGATCGCGCCGACAGCACCAATGTGCCGGTGATGGACGCGACCGACGTGCAAAATCCGGCAACCGATGCCGGAAACGCCAGTGATCGCTCCGTTCCCCGGAGACTGGATCCCAAGATGATTGGGCCTTCGGCGGATGTCGAGGGTGACGTGCGCTTGGTCAACAACACCGAATCGGTTGCGGCTGTCGAATCGGAAAAGTCGGCGCAAAGCGAACCACCCCAACTCGCCACAGCAGCCCGGCAGACCATTCGTCACGCGGCCAGTCCCCGCCGAGTCCCGCCACCCGAACGCGCAACCGACGGTCCGGTCGCTGTGGCGCCGCCGGTGGATTTTGACAAGCCGGCGGTCACCGGTTCGCCAGCACCGCAAGCCGTCTCGGTCGACCAGCCGCCCGCGCTCACTGAGGCCAATGAAGCGGACGATACCTCACCATCAACGCCCATCGAATTCGCCACTGCTGCGCCGGTGCAAATGGCCACCACTTCGCCGATTCAGGCCAGCCAGGCATCGGCCATCGAATTGGTCGACGACATCCAAGTTCTGGCCGATGATTCGGCTCCGATCCTGATCGACAATTCCGCCGGCGTGATGCCCGTCAACCTGCCCAGCGTATTGGCGATGGTGGGTGGTCGGCATCCCGCCGTGGCCGTCGCACGTTGGCGGGTCCAAGAAGCCTACGCCGAATTGGACCAAGCACGTGCGTTGTGGCTGCCGACGATTCAAACCGGTTTTTCGTTCCACCGACATGATGGTCATTACCAGGCCAGCGACGGTTCGATCGTGGACGTCAATCGCAACTCGTTCCAATACGGATTGGGGGCCGGTGCAACCGGTGCGGGCACCACACCGACGCCCGGTCTGGTCGCCCGTTTCCACCTGGCCGATGCACTCTTTCAACCTCGGATTGCCAAACGTGGCATGTGGGCCGACGGTCATGCGGCAACCGCCACGATGAATGACCAACTGCGCGACGTTGCGGTTGCCTACACTGATTTGTTGCAAGCCCATCAACGGATGGCGATCGTCCAGCAATCGTTGCAGCGTGCCCAGCGGTTGTCCAAGCTGACCCGTGACTTTGCCGAAGCCGGCGAAGGCTTGCAGGCCGACGCGGACCGTCTGGCGACCGAGGTCCTGATGGTCCAGAACCGATTGTTCGAAGCCCAAGAACAAGTGGGCGTCGCCGCCGCACGACTTGCCGCGGCGGCCAGCCTGGACGGCGGTGGCGATTTGATTCCCACCGATGCGATGGCCATGCCGGTCCATTTTGGAGTTCCGTCAGATGATACGAATTCACTGGTTCCGATCGCGCTAAGAAATCGTCCGGAACTGAAGGAGGCCCAGGCATTGGTCGCCCAGGCTTGTGAAGCCCATCGACGTGAACGCTTCTCGCCGTTCGTGCCCAGTGTTCTGTTGGGTTTCAGCACCGGCGGCTTCGGCGGTGGTTTGGGCAACAACTTGGATCAAGTCGACAGCCGTTATGACTTTGATGCCGCGTTGGTTTGGCAAACGCGTAACCTTGGTTTCGGCGAACACGCGGCACGCCGTCGAGCTTCGGCCCAAGTCCAGCAAGCACGCTATGAAAAGCTGCGCACGATGGACCAGGTCGCCGCCGATGTACGCACCGCGGCATCCCAGGTGACGATGCGGACGCGCCAGATCGACGTTTGCCAATCTGCCATTCCGACCGCCCAAGATTCCTATGACCGCAACGTCAGCCGAATCGCCGACGGTCAAGGTTTGCCGATCGAAGCGTTGCAATCGATCGTCGCCTTGGAAACCGCCCAGCAAGCCTATTTGGACGCAGTCGTCGGACACAATCGTGCCCAGTTCGAACTGCAACGTGCCCTCGGCTGGCCTGTCAGCGAAGGCATGTGATCGGCGGGAACCGCCATCACTGATGGAAGCCGCGAGGTGACCGACACGAGGCGATCGCCCCGATTGTCGACCTCGCGGCGATTGGCTAGGAATCGCAACAACCGCCGTTGTCTTTCAATTCACGGGCGCGTCGCTTGTCGTCTTGCAACTCAGGCACATCGTGAAAGCAGTCGGTCAGACAGCCGTACAACTTTTGTTGAAAGCACGACCGTGCCGGAGCCAGTGAATAGTGCGACCACTGGCCGACTTTGCGAACGTCCACCAACGAAGCTTTGCGTAGATACGCCAGATGACGCGACACGGTGGGCTGAGGCAACTGAAGGATCTTGACCAAGTTGCCGACGCAGATTTCATCCTCCACCAGCAGGTGCAAAATCCTTAAACGCGTGCCGTCGGCAAACGCCCGGAACACGGTGTTGATTTCCTCGCCGATCTCCGACAACGCAACGATCGGAATGTCGTCTGCCGAGCGGGATTCCGTCGTGGTGCTCATGTCACAGTGGCCTTTCGATTGGTCGGATCGACAGTCGCGTTTCCCCAAAATCGCGATGATGCGTTCTAAAGCACCATCGTACCGGGGCAAACGCGACCAGATCAACAGAACAGTCGTTGCAACCGCAACGCTAGGCGGCGTCGAACGACTGCAACGACGCGCGGTCGTCGATGATTTTGCCGTTGCGAAGTTTCAGCACTCGCTTGGCACGTTCGGCTGCTTCGGGGTTGTGCGTCACCATCACGATCGTTCGGCCTTCGCGATTGAACTGTTCGAAGTATTCGATCACCTGCTCGCCGGTTTCCGGATCCAAGTTCCCGGTCGGCTCGTCCGCAAGAATCACGTCCGGGTCGTTGGCCAACATCCTGGCCAATGCGACGCGTTGCTGTTGTCCGACGCTCAGTTCGGTCGGCTTGTGATCCAAGCGGTCACCCAGGCCGACTCGCGCCAGTAACTCCGCCGCCCGGTCGCCTTGGTCGGCTTCCGATGTGCCCGACAGATACAGCGGAATTTGAACGTTTTCCTGAGCCGTCAAATACGGAATCAAGTTGAAGGTCTGGAACACGAACCCGATGTGGGCCTGTCGCAATTGCGCTCGACCATCGGCGTTTAAGTCGTACATCGACTGGCCGTTCAGCAAGACACGGCCCGACGTCGGCGACAACATTCCGCCCAGCATGACCAACAGCGAACTCTTGCCGCTGCCACTGGGGCCGATCAACGAAACGAAATCACCTCTGGGGATCTCCAGCGTGGCATCGTCCAAGGCGACCACCTTCTGGCGGTGCATCTCATAAGTCTTCGTGACGTTTTGCATCAATAACATGGTTCAAACCTCCTTGAATGATGTGACGGGGTCCAATCGAGCCGCGTTGCGGGCCGGGAAATAGCTGGCCAACAAGGTGGTGCCGACCGAGATTCCGATCGCCCACAACGCCAGGATGGGCATCGGCAATACCGGAACGTTGGCCAACCGCGGCCCCAACGTGACGGCCAACGTCGTGCCAATCACAAACCCGCTGACTCCGCCGGCAACACCCAACAACAAAGCTTTCAACAAAAAAATCCGCAGGATCAAACCGGACTGTGCCCCCAAAGACATCAATGTGCCGATCTCACGCCGACGTTCATACACATTGGCGAACATGAAATTCGCGATCCCCGCACCACCGATCACGATGATGATGGCAACAAAGATCAACGACAGCTTTTCCATCATCCCGTTGACCTTTGCCTGCGTCGCGACGACCTGCGCCACCGTGACGACCTTGGCATCGGGCAACAGATCATTGACTTTGCCGACCAGGCCGGCAGAGATCTCTTTGCAGCAACCGACGATCTCGATGCAGCTGACTACGGCGTCCTTGCCTGACATCTCTTGCACGGTGTGCAAGTGAGCAAAGATGCGTGAATCGTCGACCGTCCCCGTTTCGGGCAGCACGGCGACCACGGAAAACTGTTGCCCCAGCAGTTCCAACGTTTGGCCTTCTGATATGCCCAGGACCGAAGCGGTGTCGGAACCCACCAGCGCTTCATCGGTGGCCAAGTCGTCGATCACACGTTTGCGAACGAGTGTCTTTTTGTCTTCGGGCTCATTCGATGTGCCGACGTCGATCGCCCCACAACCGATCGGCCGCGAAAAGATCCCGGCGCCGCCCCAAGCCGCTTTGGCCTGAAACTCGCTCTTGGGCAGAATGCCCGTCAGCGTGAACGAGCGACTCTGCAATTCGACCGGAACGCAAAGCTTGGGCGACAGATTGTCGACGCCCGCCAGGTTCGACATGGTCAAACGCAACGCGTATTCCTCGGGAATCGTCTCGTTGTGCAGGTCGGCGGAATAGTAATCCTGCAGCGTCACGCTCTTGGGCAACACCAACACGTTGGCACCCAAACTGTCCATCTCTCGCGCGACGGCCATCTCGGAATAGTAAGTAATGTTTTTGATCGCGATGACCGTCGTGATCCCCAGCAGGATTCCGACAAAGATCGTGATCATCTGGCTCTTACGCTCGAACAGTTCTCGCCAGACCAGCTTTCTCAGGTTCATCGATTTGTATCTCCGTATGATTGTCTCGGTGTTTCGAACGCCTAGGTGAAGGCGGCGATCGTTGCTTCCTTTCAATTCCTATTTCGCGGCGGGTTCGCAATTGCCGCCGGGGCAACAGGATTCACCAGGACCACATTGGCCTCCGGGACAGCAAGACGCGCTGGCGGCCGCTAAACGCTTGATGATCTGATCTTTGGTCGCGTCGGCGGTGAAGGTTGCGACAGGTTGGCCGGGAGGACTCATCACAACCATCACGCCCTGATCGGCCGACGGGTCGATCTTCAGCGATTGCAGGAATCCATGCTCGGATGAATCGCTCGGGTCGATACGAACGATCTGGCTCGCCGCCGAGTAACGTTCGTCTTGGGTGAACTCATAAGCGCCGGGAAAATCGTTCGGACCGGTCTGATGTTTGACACACAGCAGGACCAACTTGCGATCTTGCATGGCCTTCAAACAATGAGAGGTTCCGCGGCTGACCACGGCTTCTTTCAACT is from Crateriforma conspicua and encodes:
- a CDS encoding ABC transporter permease, whose product is MNLRKLVWRELFERKSQMITIFVGILLGITTVIAIKNITYYSEMAVAREMDSLGANVLVLPKSVTLQDYYSADLHNETIPEEYALRLTMSNLAGVDNLSPKLCVPVELQSRSFTLTGILPKSEFQAKAAWGGAGIFSRPIGCGAIDVGTSNEPEDKKTLVRKRVIDDLATDEALVGSDTASVLGISEGQTLELLGQQFSVVAVLPETGTVDDSRIFAHLHTVQEMSGKDAVVSCIEIVGCCKEISAGLVGKVNDLLPDAKVVTVAQVVATQAKVNGMMEKLSLIFVAIIIVIGGAGIANFMFANVYERRREIGTLMSLGAQSGLILRIFLLKALLLGVAGGVSGFVIGTTLAVTLGPRLANVPVLPMPILALWAIGISVGTTLLASYFPARNAARLDPVTSFKEV
- a CDS encoding ArsR/SmtB family transcription factor, which produces MSTTTESRSADDIPIVALSEIGEEINTVFRAFADGTRLRILHLLVEDEICVGNLVKILQLPQPTVSRHLAYLRKASLVDVRKVGQWSHYSLAPARSCFQQKLYGCLTDCFHDVPELQDDKRRARELKDNGGCCDS
- a CDS encoding TolC family protein, with translation MKSRRLLYLTLANLAACAGCTAMPGFNDRADSTNVPVMDATDVQNPATDAGNASDRSVPRRLDPKMIGPSADVEGDVRLVNNTESVAAVESEKSAQSEPPQLATAARQTIRHAASPRRVPPPERATDGPVAVAPPVDFDKPAVTGSPAPQAVSVDQPPALTEANEADDTSPSTPIEFATAAPVQMATTSPIQASQASAIELVDDIQVLADDSAPILIDNSAGVMPVNLPSVLAMVGGRHPAVAVARWRVQEAYAELDQARALWLPTIQTGFSFHRHDGHYQASDGSIVDVNRNSFQYGLGAGATGAGTTPTPGLVARFHLADALFQPRIAKRGMWADGHAATATMNDQLRDVAVAYTDLLQAHQRMAIVQQSLQRAQRLSKLTRDFAEAGEGLQADADRLATEVLMVQNRLFEAQEQVGVAAARLAAAASLDGGGDLIPTDAMAMPVHFGVPSDDTNSLVPIALRNRPELKEAQALVAQACEAHRRERFSPFVPSVLLGFSTGGFGGGLGNNLDQVDSRYDFDAALVWQTRNLGFGEHAARRRASAQVQQARYEKLRTMDQVAADVRTAASQVTMRTRQIDVCQSAIPTAQDSYDRNVSRIADGQGLPIEALQSIVALETAQQAYLDAVVGHNRAQFELQRALGWPVSEGM
- a CDS encoding ABC transporter ATP-binding protein gives rise to the protein MLLMQNVTKTYEMHRQKVVALDDATLEIPRGDFVSLIGPSGSGKSSLLVMLGGMLSPTSGRVLLNGQSMYDLNADGRAQLRQAHIGFVFQTFNLIPYLTAQENVQIPLYLSGTSEADQGDRAAELLARVGLGDRLDHKPTELSVGQQQRVALARMLANDPDVILADEPTGNLDPETGEQVIEYFEQFNREGRTIVMVTHNPEAAERAKRVLKLRNGKIIDDRASLQSFDAA